The following are encoded together in the Babesia microti strain RI chromosome II, complete genome genome:
- a CDS encoding hypothetical protein (overlaps_old_locusTagID:BBM_II01325), with translation MYVSVMVVEKNPVQSYHKYLKEKQKKKNVENRILQRQCNNLLATPEALKKELSELQYKSLFKKLDPQESKKLSGLECTYEQYLIKEQREQNELSAKHTLDKEDRQNSSDSSSEESDEAAVPIIIAGQEQSIDSLKTQSLCDSSDFIEKGNITDSVVDSKTDLPTKTSISNTSSIPKVPIANPMSDAKFPTNKSIIIHKTDIKDVYKDSSNTYTLPSNKRMLSSSIATNVVPPPPINAPKYSYTHGMVMNTPFPIGGYYGQPPPPPPPPPLPQHMANSMTLTSNLGVNYPSSAPNCGIINPAMRVQQPVCSVNKKAKSSSVTPSAVRIIPNLMVPLSKSGNINKIFEEAKEIQDMDKEYKNFMGEINKLQSQI, from the exons ATGTATGTGAGTGTAATGGTTGTAGAAAAAAATCCTGTACAATCTTATCACAAATACTTGAAGGAAAAGCAAAAAAAGAAG aacGTTGAAAACAGGATTTTGCAACGTCAATGCAATAACCTACTTGCCACGCCAGAAGCACTCAAAAAGGAGTTAAGCGAACTACAATACAAAT CATTATTTAAGAAATTGGATCCACAGGAATCTAAGAAACTTTCGGGCCTAGAATGTACATACGAGCAGTACCTAATTAAAGAGCAAAGAGAGCAAAATGAATTGAGTGCAAAACATACATTAGATAAGGAGGATAGGCAGAATTCTAGTGATTCTTCTTCTGAGG AATCAGATGAGGCTGCCGTTCCTATAATCATCGCAGGGCAAGAGCAATCCATTGATTCTTTAAAAACCCAATCATTATGCGACTCTTCTGATTTCATTGAGAAAGGCAATATCACGGATTCTGTTGTAGATTCGAAAACTGATTTACCTACTAAAACAAGTATCAGCAATACTAGTAGTATCCCAAAGGTCCCTATCGCAAATCCAATGTCTGATGCTAAATTCCCCACAAATAAATCGATAATCATACACAAGACAGATATTAAAGATGTATATAAG GATTCCAGCAATACCTACACTTTGCCTAGCAACAAAAGGATGCTTTCTTCTAGTATCGCTACTAATGTTGTACCTCCTCCACCAATAAATGCCCcaaaatattcatataCTCATGGAATGGTAATGAACACACCATTTCCCATTGGTGGTTACTATGGACAACCGCCACCACCACCTCCACCACCCCCCTTGCCACAGCACATGGCAAACTCAATGACGTTGACGTCCAATTTGGGGGTAAATTATCCATCTTCAGCGCCAAATTGTGGCATAATTAACCCTGCCATGCGAGTACAGCAGCCAGTGTGTTCAGTAAACAAGAAGGCTAAGAGTTCAAGTGTCACACCTAGCGCAGTAAGAATCATACCTAACCTGATGGTACCACTGAGTAAAAGTGGGAATATTAACAAGATTTTTGAGGAAGCCAAAGAAATTCAAGATATGGATAAG GAATACAAGAATTTTATGGGCGAAATAAACAAGCTGCAATCGCAAATATAG
- a CDS encoding hypothetical protein (overlaps_old_locusTagID:BBM_II01330): protein MVKQIVHFCVINILCTFILFATLTHTINYKQKSFAFLIHPSHSHINHKIQASCDKDTDLELAINKSTLDKLKDADNNQISGLNSSIDIKDFSHAVKGRLNEWNPSWEPGNKIMGFFPIIIDDLTNQPNPLQLGFEDTIRFRGKHVQSVFNSLLDKTEIFDINGEKQNFDAPVFGMCFLNVENGQLAPLAVYGALLDMKVMEGPRIETILVKTRVLGRVIIDKIIAEEPYIKATISPIEDKPGIMNPNDTKRTIDEIMKYHDKCNETEAEMMIKLEQHDGAEKIRSRMKLSEQLDNILPSFGIDPSNSEHLQAFGQLVGNIAFESHLIAAERYDALLLQNTEDRLLYVRNKLKAKSKQLEIINKSSKEELENLMKSIQDLQIKEGDVPANGVGEGGVAHDIAATVGTDENENSQSLNVE from the coding sequence ATGGTCAAGCAAATAGTCCATTTTTGTGTAATAAACATCTTATGCACATTCATACTATTCGCTACTCTTAcacatacaattaattacaagCAAAAAAGTTTTGCTTTTTTAATTCACCCATCGCACAGTCATATTAATCACAAAATACAAGCAAGTTGTGATAAGGATACTGACTTAGAACTTGCCATTAACAAATCTACCCTTGATAAACTTAAGGACGCTGATAATAACCAAATTAGTGGATTGAATTCATCCATAGACATAAAGGATTTTTCTCATGCAGTTAAGGGGAGGTTAAATGAATGGAATCCAAGTTGGGAACCGGGGAATAAGATAATGGGTTTTTTTCCTATCATCATCGATGATTTAACTAACCAACCTAATCCCTTGCAACTTGGATTTGAAGATACTATCAGATTTAGAGGTAAACACGTTCAATCAGTCTTTAATTCTCTGCTTGATAAAACTGAAATCTTTGATATTAATGGTGAAAAGCAGAATTTTGATGCTCCTGTCTTTGGAATGTGTTTTTTGAATGTAGAAAATGGACAATTAGCTCCGTTGGCCGTTTACGGTGCGCTGTTGGATATGAAAGTTATGGAGGGTCCAAGGATTGAAACTATACTCGTAAAAACTAGAGTTTTGGGTAGAgttataattgataaaataattgctgAGGAGCCCTACATCAAGGCCACGATTTCACCCATTGAAGACAAACCTGGTATTATGAACCCTAATGACACTAAGCGtacaattgatgaaataatgaaatatcaCGATAAATGCAATGAGACAGAAGCGGAAATGATGATTAAATTAGAACAACATGATGGAGCTGAGAAGATTAGATCAAGAATGAAATTGAGCGAGCAattggataatatattgCCATCATTCGGAATAGATCCCTCAAATAGTGAACATTTACAGGCGTTTGGTCAATTAGTAGGTAATATAGCATTTGAATCACACTTAATAGCTGCGGAAAGATATGATGCATTGCTGCTGCAAAATACAGAAGATAGGCTATTATACGTGCGAAACAAGTTAAAGGCCAAATCTAAACAACTTGAGATAATTAACAAGTCTTCAAAGGAggaattggaaaatttaaTGAAGTCGATACAagatttgcaaataaagGAAGGTGATGTCCCAGCGAATGGTGTTGGCGAGGGTGGTGTAGCTCATGACATCGCAGCCACAGTTGGTActgatgaaaatgaaaatagTCAAAGTTTGAATGTAGAATAA
- a CDS encoding protein ISD11, putative (ISD11) (overlaps_old_locusTagID:BBM_II01335), with protein MNIGLETLKKSYLRLIRSAVKFKDDNYKDYFINKSRRMYRDAIRNNTNLEDLLLNSSQLEGVLLRQATIFNQYNDCEIKIDKN; from the exons ATGAATATTGGGCTGGAAactttaaaaaaatcatacCTTAGACTAATCCGTTCCGCTGTCAAATTCAAAGACGACAACTACAAGGACTACTTCATAAACAAA TCTAGACGTATGTATAGAGATGCAATTAGAAATAACACAAACTTAGAGGACTTGCTATTGAATTCATCACAACTAGAAGGAGTGCTGTTACGCCAGGCaactatttttaatcaGTATAACGACTgtgaaattaaaattgacaa AAATTAA
- a CDS encoding hypothetical protein (overlaps_old_locusTagID:BBM_II01340;~overlaps_old_locusTagID:BBM_II01345) → MVILNPIELDHEAPRETNANASDSSIMPKQADHITRSSHCTKSVKFLMIQAFIICYYCMCISVIIKKPLSVTKAALHNDLNLTTVQLSHIDGFFLISRAIGQLVIPFLAAEFCWRRFLFNCYIIISMTLFIFPFFSSFYQFIFLYSIVGFSSSYFYPIIMNNLVTWLPKKLLVKLLLFWVTSHNFGAIIGTVLCTMSIRLFGWRSCFIIISFVVFIAAVLIRNVYEDPDVIVNIGQQSDSNNNIELEPIGSEVVPNNLEFIDIPINDSKKQSVFDKIHSFFTYLLKPIIGNRNTDNDTDDLAAVSTIWKQGSIAIVQRFKSMYTYMVENKAFSSIDFAKYSRQYKSIFTTCPKLLLLCITYFFINLISYSYFFWLPFYLTTQLNYDSELAADLSMIFDFGGFLGIILTSLTTEFFPAKHRIAAGWVWCIATFISMTLFEYFTNFGKAFIILGIGLVGITSTATICIITTLSVYDIFKESGLEESLLSMTCSILLSFGSVGAVLQSYLTTSLANNYGWNSVFSTFCAMSFLSSILMVLLHLLENNSPSIPLPN, encoded by the exons ATGGTCATTCTTAATCCAATTGAATTGGATCATGAAGCTCCAAGAGAAACCAATGCTAACGCAAGTGACAGCTCCATTATGCCCAAGCAAGCTGACCATATCACTAGGTCATCACACTGCACTAAATCtgtgaaatttttgatgattCAAGCCTTCATCATATGTTACTACTGTATGTGCATTAGTGTGATTATCAAGAAACCACTCAGTGTCACTAAAGCTGCATTGCACAATGATCTAAACCTTACAACTGTACAGCTTAGTCATATTGATGGTTTTTTTTTGATTTCAAGGGCAATAGGTCAATTGGTGATTCCATTTTTAGCTGCTGAATTTTGTTGGAGAAGGTTTCTTTTTAACTGTTACATCATCATATCCATGACACTATTCATCTTCCCTTTCTTTTCCTCCTTCTATCagtttatatttttatatagcATTGTTGGATTTTCTTCATCGTATTTTTATCCCATaattatgaataatttagttactTGGTTGCCCAAGAAGTTATTGGTGAAGTTGTTACTATTTTGGGTTACTTCTCATAATTTTG GTGCCATTATTGGAACAGTCTTATGTACAATGTCAATCAGATTGTTTGGCTGGAGAAGTTGCTTTATCATCATTTCATTTGTAGTTTTTATCGCAGCGGTTTTAATTCGCAACGTTTACGAAGACCCTGATGTTATAGTTAATATTGGGCAACAAAGTGACtccaataacaatattgaGCTTGAGCCAATTGGCAGTGAAGTTGTTCCTAATAATcttgaatttattgatataccAATTAATGATTCTAAAAAACAAAGCgtttttgataaaattcatTCATTTTTCACTTACTTATTGAAACCTATAATTGGAAATCGCAACACGGATAATGATACAGATGATCTGGCTGCAGTGTCTACGATTTGGAAGCAGGGCTCCATTGCTATTGTTCAGAGATTTAAGAGTATGTACACATATATGGTGGAGAATAAGGCCTTTTCTTCAATTGACTTTGCAAAGTATTCCAGACaatataaatcaatattcaCAACATGTCCAAAATTACTCCTACTatgtataacatatttttttatcaatcTAATAAGTTATTCTTACTTCTTTTGGCTTCCATTTTATTTAACCACTCAATTGAATTATGATTCAGAGTTGGCGGCTGATTTATCGATGATTTTTGATTTTGGAGGATTCCTTGGTATTATTTTGACAAGTTTGACAACAGAATTCTTTCCTGCAA AACATCGTATTGCCGCTGGATGGGTATGGTGCATTGCAACATTCATATCAATGACcttatttgaatattttactaATTTTGGCAAGGCTTTTATCATCCTTGGTATAGGCCTAGTGGGAATCACATCCACTGCCACGATTTGCATTATTACTACCTTATCTGTTTACGACATTTTTAAAGAATCAG gCCTAGAGGAATCCTTGTTATCAATGACATGCAGTATACTCCTTTCATTTGGTTCTGTTGGAGCAGTTTTACAAAGTTATTTAACAACTTCCCTAGCCAATAACTACGGCTGGAATAGCGTATTTTCCACATTCTGCGCCATGTCGTTTTTGTCTTCCATTTTGATGGTCTTGTTGCACTTATTGGAGAATAATTCTCCTTCGATCCCCCTGCCCAACTGA
- a CDS encoding hypothetical protein (overlaps_old_locusTagID:BBM_II01350), with product MASLRDLMRLEKRRRANESSQTASNNSIAESTTQEVTTNVNSQIEDENFKNKRVSFADESVVAYVEREDPQVFVEPKIIHEEYYIEDFQSSGPLENDTSNDEEDDQTIGSPKIIIDTENIHIDKLDENLNSESALLAKIKLDKEKWLKIAGMDSFDYTEQDEYTSLIANNIIVKTKPTSSDDINDAIKSKIDQAISKSNSSIVSSNFDTAASISDIKVGAANLPMGFFDDKNLDSQVRGQATKDEAIEKLKDLVKMEKIISSQEIHHTTNTSVDEDLELNNLETNELLESLKKQREHFNPNSNVVKDRKKDISVVLVDDNSELDWRTRNF from the coding sequence ATGGCCTCTCTCCGTGACTTAATGAGATTGGAAAAACGCAGGAGGGCTAATGAATCTTCCCAAACTGCTTCGAACAATTCAATTGCAGAGTCTACAACACAAGAAGTCACCACTAATGTTAATTCACAGATTGaagatgaaaatttcaaaaataagAGAGTCAGTTTTGCTGATGAATCAGTAGTCGCGTACGTTGAACGGGAAGATCCCCAGGTTTTTGTCGAAcctaaaataattcatgAAGAGTACTATATAGAAGATTTTCAATCAAGCGGTCCTTTAGAGAATGATACTAGCAATGATGAAGAAGATGACCAAACTATTGGTTCACCCAAGATCATCATTGATACAgaaaatatacacattgACAAACTTGATGAAAATCTCAACAGTGAATCTGCTCTGTTGGCTAAAATAAAGCTAGACAAGGAGAAGTGGCTTAAAATCGCAGGAATGGACTCATTTGACTATACCGAACAAGATGAATATACGTCATTAATTgctaataatattattgttAAGACAAAGCCTACGAGTTCCGATGACATAAATGACGCCATAAAATCAAAGATCGATCAGGCAATTAGCAAATCAAATTCTAGCATTGTGagttcaaattttgataccGCTGCATCTATTAGTGATATAAAGGTTGGTGCGGCTAATTTACCCATGGGTTTTTTTGATGACAAAAATCTAGACTCTCAGGTTAGAGGCCAAGCAACTAAAGATGAAGCCATTGAAAAGCTGAAGGATTTGGTCAAAATGGAGAAAATCATTTCATCCCAAGAAATACACCATACAACAAATACCAGTGTAGATGAAGATTTGGAActaaacaatttggaaaCCAATGAATTGCTAgaatcattaaaaaaacAAAGGGAACATTTCAATCCCAATAGTAATGTTGTGAAGGATCGCAAAAAAGATATATCAGTTGTGCTTGTCGATGACAATTCTGAATTGGATTGGAGAACTAGAAATTTTTAA